CCCACAAGAGTCACGGCCAGAGCAAACAATAATCCTGTCATCGCCACCTTCTCAAACGACACAGCCAACTCGGTACATGAACAGGATGACCGAAGCCAAAGCCTGCCTCTCAAAAGTGAAAATGCAGGTGGTGAGCTCTCGTAACTTAAAAAAGGAAATCGCCTATGAGATCACCAAGGCAGCCGAGAGACTCTACCACCTCGTCAAGGAGGCAGGGGCAGATAAGGAAACAAGTGCCGAGTTGGAAAACACAACGGAATCCATCCCACCTCAACAGACTCCTCGCCAGGAATTTCCGACAGAGCTTGTGAATCAGCTCATGGATTCGCTCCAGAGCCACAACCGGGCCCTGGAGGACTGCAAACAGCACACGCAGGCTCTGTCGGAACAACTTAAAGAGGCACCACGCTACGTGGCTGGCCAGGGACCGACGTTCGCAGAGATCGCCGCAACCTCAAAAATACAATTCCGAGAGCCACTGCACTCGGTGATCGTGTCATCCACCAGCGATCAAGACACCGGTGAAGTGGTCATCGAGAAGCTGAGGACGGCGGTCGATGCAAAAAATGAGGGCACGAGGGTCGAACGGCTGAGGAAGGCAAGGGACCGGAAGGTGGTTGTGGGCTTTGGATCCCGGGAGGAAATGACTAGGGCGACGGAGAGGATCAAGAGAGCGGGTAACCTGATGGTGGAAGAAGTGAAGAACAAGGACCCGCTCATAATCATCAAGGACGTCCTCTCCTGTCACTCGGACGAGGAGGTCATCCAGGCAATAAAATGCCAAAATCACCACCTGATTGGGGACGTACCTGCAGAGGATGCTAGAATGGGCATCAAATACCGTCGCAGGACGAGAAATCCCCACACGTGCCACATCATTCTGCAGGTGTCCCCAGCGTTATGGCAGAGGCTGACATCGGCGGGAAGACTGCACATCGACCTGCAGAGGGTGCGTGTACTGGACCAGTCACCTCTGGTGCAGTGCACGCGCTGCCTGCGCTATGGTCATACCCGGAAGATGTGCACGGAAACAGCCGATGTCTGCATTCATTGCGGAGACCTCCACCTCCGAGCGGACTGCCCCTTAAGGCAAGCAGCCGAACCTCCCAAATGCCGCAACTGCCTTCTGGCAAAAATGCCCAAGATCGACCATAACGCCTTCGACAGCGAGTGCCCCGTCCGGGTGAAGTGGGATGCATTATCCCGTCTGTCAGTCGCCTACTGCTAAGGTTGAGCCTACCGCACCCGGAATCAGCCAGCCAGCTATTCGACCCCGACCTGACCCAGAGTACTCAGTAATCCAAACCAACCTCCAGAGGAAGAACCTAGCCACGCAAGAACTGCTCATAGAGGCCGGCGACAGGAAAGTTGCTCTGGCGTTGCTCCAGGAGCCGTATGTGGGTGGGATCCGGAAGATGCGAGACTATCACGGAGTGAGAATCTTCCAGAGCGCCGACCAAGGAGAAGGAACTGTAAAGTCGGCAATAGCCGTCTTCAATCACGACCTAGACGTGCTACAGTGTCCAGAACTTACCACCAACAACATCACGGTGGTAAGGATCCGTACCCGCGCCTGGGAGATTGCGGTAGTCTCGTTCTACTTTGAACCGGACCAGCCCATAGAGCCATACTTGGAGCAACTAAGGCGGATCCGAGAGGAAATGGGTCACCTAGATATTATAGTCGGGGGCGATGCGAACGCAAAGAGCACCTGGTGGGGTAGCTCAATCATCGACAGCAGGGGGGAAGAAGTAGCTGGCAGCTTCGAGGACATGGGCTTGCAGGTACTCAACACCGGCAATACTCCGACCTTCGACACCTTCAGAGGAGGAAAGCAGTTCACCAGCTTTGTTGACCTCACAGCCTGCTCGGAGGGACTCCTTGGTCTAATTGAAGACTGGAGAGTCGAGAGCGGCATCACGAGCTCGGACCACAACGGTATtgtgttcaaaattaaattacaaaaatcaaaAGGTATTAACATTAATAGGCAAACAAGAATTTATAACACCAAAAAAGCCAATTGGAGTCAATTTCGTGAGAAATTGGCCCAATTGGAAGAAGAGTATCAAATTAATAgtatagaaataaacaaaattaacaacacacaaTCTTTAGATCAATCAATTCAAAATTACatcaacataataattaaaacaagtcAGGAAACCAtaccaaaaattaaaaataacagtttagTCAACATACCGTGGTGGTCAACCGAGCTCGTCGAGATGAAAAACGAGGTCAACACTAGGAGACGCCGTATACGCTGTGCTGCGAAGATCCGGAGACAAAAGGTCGTTGATGAGTACCTGcaagcaaaagaaaaatatgaacacGAGGCAATGAAAGCACAAGTGCAAAGTTGGAAGGGGTTCTGCGAGAAACAAGATAGGGAGGGGGTATGGGAGGGGATCTATAGGGTTATCGGTCGCACCACAAAAAGATGTGAGGATGTACCCCTGGTCAAGGACGGACTGCCATTGAGCCCAGAAAACTCAGCGCGGCTCCTGGCGGAGACCTTCTACCCCGTGGACTCGGAAGAGGGCGAAACCGAGGACCACCGCCGTACTCGTGAAGATGCCGATCGTTCGAACGTGTGGTCGCATGATGAGCACCATGACCCACCGTTCACGCTACTGGAACTGAAAACGGCGGTGGATAGCTTCAACCCAAAAAAGGCACCCGGGGCGGATGGTCTCACCGCCGATATCTGCGCTCAAGCCATCTTCCGCGATCCGGGGATCTTCCTCGCCCTGGCCAATAAATGTCTGGAGCAGGGACACTTCCCCGGAGCCTGGAAGGAGGCCACAGTGGTGATCCTCCGGAAGCCAGGGAAAGACACCTACACCGCCCCCAAATCTTACCGACCCATCGGCTTATTACCTGTCCTGGGCAAAATCCTGGAAAAGTTGATGGTAGCTCGTCTCAAATGGCACCTAGTCCCGCGGCTTAGTACTCGCCAGTTTGGCTTCATGCCACAAAAAAGCACCGAAGACTCCCTCTACACCATGATCCAACACATCAAGGAAAAATTAAACGACAAAAAGCTGATCACTGTTGTCTCTCTTGATATAGAGGGAGCCTTCGACAGCGCATGGTGGCCGGCCATCAGGACCAGACTGGCTGAGGAAAAGTGCCCGGTGAACATAAGAAGAATGATAGACAGCTACCTCAACGACAGGTGTGTCCGGGTCAGGTACGCCGGAGCGGAGTGCCGCCGGGACACGAACAAGGGATGTGTGCAGGGGTCTATTGGAGGCCCAATCCTTTGGAACCTGGTGCTGGATCCCCTGCTAAAAGGTCTTGAACAGCGAGGCGACTACTGTCAGGCTTTCGCTGACGACGTCGTCCTCATTTTCAGCGGGGATACAGCACTCGAAATCCAAAGACGTGCCAATGCCGCCCTCGAGTATGTTCGGGGGTGGGGCATCAGAAATAAGCTGAAGTTTGCGCCACACAAAACATGCGCCATGGTCGTAACCAGGAAGCTAAAGTACGATGTCCCCCTCCTGAGCATGGGCGGGGTCGCCATTGGCATGTCAGAGGAAATAAAGATACTGGGGCTCACTGTGGATCACAAGCTCACCTTCAACACGCACGTCGCAAATGTTTGTAAGAAGGCTATTAATATCTACAAACAGTTGGCCAGGGCGGCAAAGGTGAGCTGGGGTCTACACCCCGAGGTGATCCGCAGCATCTACACGGCGGCGGTGGAACCGGTTATTCTGTACGCGGCCAGCGCCTGGGCGCCAGCAGCCAGGAAAGTCGGTGTGCAGAAACTCCTTAATTCGGTCCAGCGAGGGTTCGCTCAGAAGCTGTGCGGAGCGTACCGCACCGTTTCACTGCATTCGGCACTTGTGCTGGCGGGGTTGCTCCCGCTCGACCTTAGGATTCAAGAAGCAGCCGCGCTCTATGAAAAGAAAAAGGGAGTAACTTCGCTGGCCGGTCGTGAGGTGGAACGGGTGGTGGCGTTCGCAGACACGCCACACCCGGCGAAACATACGGCCATGGGGTTCGTGAGCTTGGTAGATCAGTCTCATGTGGAGTCCCACAACAGCCAGGACATACGGTTCTTTACAGACGGCAGCAAGATCGAGGGCAAGGTCGGAGCAGCACTCTCCCTTTGGGATAGAGAGGCCGAGATCAAGTCCTCGAAACTCAGTCTGCCGTCCTGCTGTACTGTCTACCAGGCAGAACTCCTGGCCATATGCGTAGCCACTAGGCAAATACTGCGGCGCCGGGAGGGCACTTTTGGCATATACAGCGACTCGAAGGCAGCCCTGCAAACGGTCACCAACCAGAGTGCCCTCCACGCCCTGGCAGTGGAAGCAAGGGCGAACCTCAGTGTGGCTTTATCCCAGGGCAAAGTTACATCCTTGTTCTGGGTAAAGGCACACGCTGGACTGGAGGGAAATGAGCGCGCCGACCACCTGGCCAAGGAAGCGGCATTAAAGAACAAAACCAGGCCAGATTACGACCTCTGCCCGGTTTCATTCGTCAAGCGGCAGATCCGATTGGAGTCGCTGGGCGAATGGAATCGGAGATACGGAAACGGAGTGACAGCGGGGGTCACAAAGATCTTCTTGCCAGACGCTGCGGACGCGTACAGGATCGTCAGAAAAATT
The DNA window shown above is from Helicoverpa armigera isolate CAAS_96S chromosome 25, ASM3070526v1, whole genome shotgun sequence and carries:
- the LOC135118773 gene encoding uncharacterized protein LOC135118773; translated protein: MFGMRTPVAKKLKARVERSESGSSIVAEAGPSVCHSPEEREAEIVSEARPQKTPSPQPKSPKRSPPKLRPKTILPQESRPEQTIILSSPPSQTTQPTRYMNRMTEAKACLSKVKMQVVSSRNLKKEIAYEITKAAERLYHLVKEAGADKETSAELENTTESIPPQQTPRQEFPTELVNQLMDSLQSHNRALEDCKQHTQALSEQLKEAPRYVAGQGPTFAEIAATSKIQFREPLHSVIVSSTSDQDTGEVVIEKLRTAVDAKNEGTRVERLRKARDRKVVVGFGSREEMTRATERIKRAGNLMVEEVKNKDPLIIIKDVLSCHSDEEVIQAIKCQNHHLIGDVPAEDARMGIKYRRRTRNPHTCHIILQVSPALWQRLTSAGRLHIDLQRVRVLDQSPLVQCTRCLRYGHTRKMCTETADVCIHCGDLHLRADCPLRQAAEPPKCRNCLLAKMPKIDHNAFDSECPVRRKNLATQELLIEAGDRKVALALLQEPYVGGIRKMRDYHGVRIFQSADQGEGTVKSAIAVFNHDLDVLQCPELTTNNITVVRIRTRAWEIAVVSFYFEPDQPIEPYLEQLRRIREEMGHLDIIVGGDANAKSTWWGSSIIDSRGEEVAGSFEDMGLQVLNTGNTPTFDTFRGGKQFTSFVDLTACSEGLLGLIEDWRVESGITSSDHNGIVFKIKLQKSKGININRQTRIYNTKKANWSQFREKLAQLEEEYQINSIEINKINNTQSLDQSIQNYINIIIKTSQETIPKIKNNSLVNIPWWSTELVEMKNEVNTRRRRIRCAAKIRRQKVVDEYLQAKEKYEHEAMKAQVQSWKGFCEKQDREGVWEGIYRVIGRTTKRCEDVPLVKDGLPLSPENSARLLAETFYPVDSEEGETEDHRRTREDADRSNVWSHDEHHDPPFTLLELKTAVDSFNPKKAPGADGLTADICAQAIFRDPGIFLALANKCLEQGHFPGAWKEATVVILRKPGKDTYTAPKSYRPIGLLPVLGKILEKLMVARLKWHLVPRLSTRQFGFMPQKSTEDSLYTMIQHIKEKLNDKKLITVVSLDIEGAFDSAWWPAIRTRLAEEKCPVNIRRMIDSYLNDRCVRVRYAGAECRRDTNKGCVQGSIGGPILWNLVLDPLLKGLEQRGDYCQAFADDVVLIFSGDTALEIQRRANAALEYVRGWGIRNKLKFAPHKTCAMVVTRKLKYDVPLLSMGGVAIGMSEEIKILGLTVDHKLTFNTHVANVCKKAINIYKQLARAAKVSWGLHPEVIRSIYTAAVEPVILYAASAWAPAARKVGVQKLLNSVQRGFAQKLCGAYRTVSLHSALVLAGLLPLDLRIQEAAALYEKKKGVTSLAGREVERVVAFADTPHPAKHTAMGFVSLVDQSHVESHNSQDIRFFTDGSKIEGKVGAALSLWDREAEIKSSKLSLPSCCTVYQAELLAICVATRQILRRREGTFGIYSDSKAALQTVTNQSALHALAVEARANLSVALSQGKVTSLFWVKAHAGLEGNERADHLAKEAALKNKTRPDYDLCPVSFVKRQIRLESLGEWNRRYGNGVTAGVTKIFLPDAADAYRIVRKILPRGVITQVLTGHGGFSEYLHRFKCKENPSCICDPSAIESVPHIILECPIFARERWTLEQELDIELSLQNISHIMNKQKVREKFLEYAETIANKIIRRNKEA